GCGGACCTTGACTATGCCTTCCATCTCGCCTGTTACCACGGCAACCAGTCGTCCATCGCCGACCCGATGGCGGATCACGACAACAACACGCTCACTTCCCTGAAGTTGTTCGATCGCCTCAAGAACATCAAGAACATCAAGAAGGTCGTCTATGCCGCCGCCGCTTGCGCCGTCGCCGAGAAGACCTATGACGCGCCGACGGCGACGACTGAGGATCAGCCGGTTACTCTTTACCACGACAGCCCCTACTCGATTTCCAAGATCATCGGCGAGCTCTACGGAAACTACTATTTCCAGCGCTATCAGCTGCCCATCGTCAAGGCCCGGTTTTCTAACGTCTACGGCCCGCGCGAAATCCTCGGGGCAGGGCAATGGCGCGGGACGGTGCATACCGTCTGGCGCAACGTGACACCTACGTTCATCTGGCGCGCGCTGAACGGCGAGGCTTTGCCGCTGGACAATGGCGGCAACACCAGCCGCGACTTCATTTTCGTTGAAGACATGGCGCGCGGCCTGATGGCCTGTGCCTTGAAGGGTGCGGCTGGCGAAGTCTACAACCTGGCTACGGG
The window above is part of the Denitratisoma sp. genome. Proteins encoded here:
- a CDS encoding NAD-dependent epimerase/dehydratase family protein → MSNTDFSNSRVLVVGGAGFVGSNLVHQILEQNPREIIIVDNLLSSDVANIPADARARFVFGSITDDRILAALPADLDYAFHLACYHGNQSSIADPMADHDNNTLTSLKLFDRLKNIKNIKKVVYAAAACAVAEKTYDAPTATTEDQPVTLYHDSPYSISKIIGELYGNYYFQRYQLPIVKARFSNVYGPREILGAGQWRGTVHTVWRNVTPTFIWRALNGEALPLDNGGNTSRDFIFVEDMARGLMACALKGAAGEVYNLATGRETTVLELATIINEYTGNKTPLDLRPARDWDRSGKRFASTEKAQRQLGFAAQVEMREGLRRTVEWTRANAELIKCSIAKHDKLMSQVTS